CCGCTCGAGTGCCGCGCAGCCGGCCTCGGTCGCGATCAGCGGCTTCGCGTTGCCGGTACCGCCGTCGGTCGTCCGCACCAGTCCCGCCGCGAGGAGCCCCGAGAGCTGCCGGGAGATCGTCGACCGGTTGAGTCGGAGGTAGCGGGCGATGTCGATGGCCATGCAGCCGGGGTGCTCGACGACGAAGTCCACGAGCGACTGGTCCACGACGCTGAGCACCTCGTCCGACCCGCGCGCCCGGATGCTGGCCCGCCTCGTGATGCGGGAGAGCTCGGTGTAGGCGCGTCCGACGTCGGCGTTCCGGACATCGGACCTCGGGTGGTCCATGGTGGCTCCTGCCTGTCGAGGGCCGTCTCGCACCGGCTCGTCCCGGTACCTTGCGGTCAGAGGATACCGATCGGTCGCTGACCGGACTGCCAGACC
This is a stretch of genomic DNA from Curtobacterium sp. 458. It encodes these proteins:
- a CDS encoding MarR family winged helix-turn-helix transcriptional regulator yields the protein MDHPRSDVRNADVGRAYTELSRITRRASIRARGSDEVLSVVDQSLVDFVVEHPGCMAIDIARYLRLNRSTISRQLSGLLAAGLVRTTDGGTGNAKPLIATEAGCAALERSVRLHRDALEERLADWSDDDIALLAGLLERLGTADEAGLPMPARGAAS